One window of Stigmatella erecta genomic DNA carries:
- a CDS encoding tetratricopeptide repeat protein — protein MSGTLGSLLAAALLTAAPASSSRGGDRAFNPIVSKAKEREEMIARLKRDIFKVDRSIGETERLIAKSRNAPYLPDLQFRLAELYVEKSRYVYYLQAESRPEGASGAIVSPETRLMKNKAVQMYYRLLREYPDFHDGDKVTFYLAHEQRELGQFDEMLKTLGELTRKYPTSPLRLESEQILGDHFFDKADLNEAEKHYAAILALPPSPVHDLARYKMGWIRVNQARHADAVVFFEAAAASEPLPGVDAKKALNVKREALLDLVYSYTEARPAKGALNYFEKLSESRATFALALDKLGNRYFIKQQYEYAIPALRKLMEIQFDPELDLERGQKLYDALKASKGKVMPEPTDIRFLVRSAVQSKTDPELPEPERKKYLAELEEMARDLSTQLHVAAQKKDDKALYVTAAAAYQEYLSLFRPEQYVRPIMKNRAEALFASGAFPEAARQYEELARYEDKAQQKDEKAVGEAQYAALLSHFSTLKPEEAQKRTAFEVADARQALKLLGSNYITRFPQSPNVMEVRFNIARAYYEDGDYPKASELFTAFALAHPNHKDAPAAGNLALDSLRQINDFKGLEETGKKFIGTALPAKFQEDVRRILTQSRAEALDELALQSAQETGDVIQGLTQVAEQNKNTEIGEKALYGAFTAAREKRDLGSERELGAKLLADYPKSQYLPDVLLTLGRHAAEAAAFDEAAEWFEKVGQKLGADVTGVDGWLNAARLRLALGEYKEAARNLEAASEVAGPRKAEVLVMLAETRLKQKDAPRAKQSAELALALDKTSTGAAAILAEVQATTAPKEPPDKLISTLTTAVQGPNGQTEEAAKGLWYLGEILYRGYKDLPPDQVEEKVASLQGMEGIYTQAASLGYPEWAVASLWKLGLAYGHLADVVDATPPPAGLSAAEAKTFQTALKEQVAPLRTRAEDAFKACLSRAEQLEVFSAAVVGCRSRSESAALPVPAGGAPARSAAVDELRKKAEATLSADALEALGMAYLESHQYARAQLTFGRVTELQDTRAGAHNALGWALLNQGDAMSAREAYARALEADPTYGKARLNLAALRCRFGDAEGAKRELSVLKDLASLGGPDVDAAWKGCK, from the coding sequence ATGAGCGGCACCCTCGGCAGCCTCCTCGCCGCGGCGCTGCTCACCGCCGCCCCGGCCTCCTCCTCGCGCGGCGGGGACCGCGCCTTCAACCCCATCGTCTCCAAGGCCAAGGAGCGCGAGGAGATGATCGCCCGGCTCAAGCGCGACATCTTCAAGGTGGACCGCTCCATCGGCGAGACGGAGCGCCTCATCGCCAAGAGCCGCAACGCCCCGTACCTGCCGGACCTGCAGTTCCGCCTGGCCGAGCTGTACGTGGAGAAGAGCCGCTACGTGTACTACCTCCAGGCCGAGTCCCGGCCGGAGGGGGCCAGCGGCGCCATCGTCTCCCCGGAGACGCGGCTGATGAAGAACAAGGCGGTGCAGATGTACTACCGCCTGCTGCGCGAGTACCCGGACTTCCACGACGGGGACAAGGTCACCTTCTACCTGGCGCACGAGCAGCGCGAGCTGGGCCAGTTCGACGAGATGCTCAAGACGCTGGGGGAGCTGACGCGCAAGTACCCCACGAGCCCCCTGCGCCTGGAGTCCGAGCAGATCCTCGGCGACCACTTCTTCGACAAGGCGGACTTGAACGAGGCCGAGAAGCACTACGCGGCCATCCTCGCCCTGCCCCCCTCGCCGGTGCATGACCTGGCCCGCTACAAGATGGGCTGGATCCGCGTGAACCAGGCCCGGCACGCCGACGCCGTCGTCTTCTTCGAGGCGGCCGCCGCCAGCGAGCCCCTGCCCGGCGTGGACGCCAAGAAGGCGCTCAACGTGAAGCGCGAGGCGCTGTTGGATCTCGTCTACAGCTACACCGAGGCCCGGCCCGCCAAGGGCGCGCTCAACTACTTCGAGAAGCTCAGCGAGAGCCGCGCCACGTTCGCGCTCGCGCTGGACAAGCTGGGCAACCGCTACTTCATCAAGCAGCAGTACGAGTACGCCATCCCCGCGCTGCGCAAGCTGATGGAGATCCAGTTCGATCCCGAGCTGGACCTGGAGCGCGGCCAGAAGCTGTACGACGCGCTCAAGGCCTCCAAGGGCAAGGTGATGCCGGAGCCCACGGACATCCGCTTCCTGGTCCGCTCGGCGGTGCAGAGCAAGACCGACCCCGAGCTGCCCGAGCCCGAGCGCAAGAAGTACCTCGCGGAGCTGGAGGAGATGGCGCGAGACCTCTCCACGCAGCTCCACGTGGCGGCGCAGAAGAAGGACGACAAGGCCCTCTACGTCACCGCCGCGGCGGCCTACCAGGAGTACCTGAGCCTGTTCCGGCCGGAGCAGTACGTGCGGCCCATCATGAAGAACCGCGCCGAGGCGCTGTTCGCCTCGGGCGCCTTCCCGGAGGCCGCGCGCCAGTACGAGGAGCTGGCCCGCTACGAGGACAAGGCCCAGCAGAAGGACGAGAAGGCGGTGGGCGAGGCCCAGTACGCCGCCCTGCTCTCGCACTTCTCCACGCTCAAGCCCGAGGAGGCGCAGAAGCGCACCGCCTTCGAGGTGGCCGACGCGCGCCAGGCGCTCAAGCTGCTGGGCAGCAACTACATCACCCGCTTCCCGCAGAGCCCCAACGTGATGGAGGTGCGCTTCAACATCGCGCGCGCCTACTACGAGGACGGCGACTACCCGAAGGCCTCCGAGCTCTTCACCGCCTTCGCCCTGGCGCACCCCAACCACAAGGACGCGCCCGCGGCCGGCAACCTGGCGCTCGACAGCCTGCGGCAGATCAACGACTTCAAGGGCCTGGAGGAGACGGGCAAGAAGTTCATCGGCACCGCGCTGCCCGCGAAGTTCCAGGAGGACGTGCGCCGCATCCTCACCCAGAGCCGCGCCGAGGCGCTGGACGAGCTGGCGCTCCAGAGCGCCCAGGAGACGGGCGACGTCATCCAGGGCCTCACCCAGGTGGCCGAGCAGAACAAGAACACGGAGATCGGCGAGAAGGCCCTCTATGGCGCCTTCACCGCCGCGCGCGAGAAGAGAGACTTGGGCAGCGAGCGCGAGCTGGGGGCGAAGCTGCTGGCCGACTACCCCAAGAGCCAGTACCTGCCCGACGTGCTGCTGACGCTGGGCCGCCACGCGGCGGAGGCCGCGGCCTTCGACGAGGCGGCGGAGTGGTTCGAGAAGGTGGGCCAGAAGCTCGGCGCGGATGTCACCGGCGTGGATGGCTGGCTGAACGCCGCCCGGCTGCGCCTGGCGCTGGGCGAGTACAAGGAGGCCGCGCGCAACCTGGAGGCCGCCTCCGAGGTGGCGGGCCCGCGCAAGGCCGAGGTGCTGGTGATGCTGGCCGAGACGCGCCTGAAGCAGAAGGACGCCCCGCGCGCGAAGCAGTCGGCGGAGCTGGCCCTGGCGCTGGACAAGACGAGCACGGGCGCCGCCGCCATCCTCGCCGAGGTGCAGGCCACCACCGCGCCCAAGGAGCCCCCCGACAAGCTCATCTCCACCCTCACCACCGCCGTGCAGGGCCCCAACGGGCAGACGGAGGAGGCCGCCAAGGGCCTGTGGTACCTGGGAGAGATTCTCTACCGCGGCTACAAGGACCTGCCCCCCGACCAGGTGGAGGAGAAGGTCGCCTCGCTCCAGGGCATGGAGGGCATCTACACGCAGGCCGCCTCGCTCGGGTACCCGGAGTGGGCGGTGGCCTCGCTGTGGAAGCTGGGCCTGGCCTACGGGCACCTGGCGGACGTGGTGGACGCCACGCCCCCGCCCGCGGGCCTGTCCGCGGCGGAGGCGAAAACCTTCCAGACGGCGCTCAAGGAGCAGGTGGCCCCGCTGCGCACCCGCGCGGAGGATGCCTTCAAGGCCTGTCTGTCCCGCGCCGAGCAGTTGGAGGTGTTCAGCGCCGCGGTGGTGGGCTGCCGCTCCCGGAGCGAGTCGGCGGCGCTGCCGGTGCCCGCGGGCGGGGCGCCCGCGCGGAGCGCCGCGGTGGACGAGCTGCGCAAGAAGGCCGAGGCCACGCTGTCCGCCGATGCGCTGGAGGCCCTGGGCATGGCGTACCTGGAGAGCCACCAGTACGCGCGCGCCCAGCTCACCTTCGGCCGGGTGACGGAGCTTCAGGACACGCGCGCCGGGGCGCACAACGCGCTGGGCTGGGCGCTGCTCAACCAGGGCGACGCCATGAGCGCGCGCGAGGCGTACGCCCGGGCCCTGGAGGCGGACCCCACCTATGGCAAGGCCCGGCTGAACCTCGCCGCCCTGCGCTGCCGCTTCGGCGACGCGGAGGGCGCCAAGCGCGAGCTGTCCGTCCTCAAGGACCTGGCCTCGCTCGGAGGCCCCGACGTGGACGCCGCCTGGAAGGGCTGCAAGTGA
- a CDS encoding outer membrane beta-barrel domain-containing protein yields MRYALLVLLSLVPGLAFAQAEALENPGTVSAVQDRLYRLNHELTLGVGALPADAFYKGYFAALGYTYHFSDSFAWQVGRGAYSYNVKTDLRSQLERDFGVAPTANAFEDEVQWMVGSDVVWSPFYGKTAFLNRRVLHFEAFVLAGATIFKLNRDDGFRPAANIGVGLRLFTSQHISFRLDVTDNILFAGASRIVNVPTFQLSTAFNFGATE; encoded by the coding sequence GTGCGATACGCCCTGCTTGTCCTCTTGTCCCTGGTGCCCGGCCTCGCCTTCGCGCAGGCCGAGGCGCTCGAGAACCCCGGCACCGTCTCGGCGGTGCAGGACCGCCTGTACCGGCTCAACCACGAGCTGACGCTGGGGGTGGGGGCGCTGCCCGCGGACGCCTTCTACAAGGGCTACTTCGCGGCCCTGGGCTACACGTACCACTTCTCCGACAGCTTCGCGTGGCAGGTGGGCCGTGGCGCCTACAGCTACAACGTGAAGACGGACCTGCGCAGCCAGCTCGAGCGCGACTTCGGCGTGGCCCCCACCGCCAACGCCTTCGAGGACGAGGTGCAGTGGATGGTGGGCTCGGACGTGGTGTGGAGCCCCTTCTACGGCAAGACGGCCTTCCTCAACCGGCGCGTGCTGCACTTCGAGGCGTTCGTGCTCGCGGGCGCCACCATCTTCAAGCTCAACCGGGATGATGGCTTCCGGCCCGCGGCCAACATCGGCGTGGGGCTGCGCCTCTTCACCTCCCAGCACATCTCCTTCCGGCTCGATGTGACGGACAACATCCTGTTCGCGGGCGCCTCGCGCATCGTCAACGTGCCCACCTTCCAGCTCTCCACCGCCTTCAACTTCGGCGCCACGGAATGA
- a CDS encoding AgmX/PglI C-terminal domain-containing protein: MSGQPSVLQVVILRDGLLIGTEVFVPGSYAIGSDPSSDLMLDDASIEPRHAVLYFQNGRSAIQDAGTVSGVYVNGHRVTACEIRPVDEVLCGPFVLKTRVLSQRPEAKPQPPPEVAALLGAAPAPAARPAAAPRAPLPPTGGVTTAPQWGTTEAPPEISVSTVPIAYAPAKPAAPAPPLAPVIVEAPPAGPSRSARGASLQASPAAAPRPVPIPMAAPAPVPASTMPSARRRAAPEAPRAEESLPSLMLADDLLDGLDLDTPPVPEAKPAVKPEAQALRAPRMAPGKGPAQLYLELYWGTVRREAIRFRPGKKPLKAASDASAGMPLWGFALPEEAFTLAESLNGAYRLFVPPGTGVERGGADGRFQALHATGLESDGSRRFVTLREGASVRLTQGQMSLVAYAAPVPERVWVNPLQGLPWLALASFAFFISALGAFLALKPALPEAPDFTQKNLPPVALRLLMPEPKKKEEAKKKLEAIKQKAKPKETPQKVAEKPTPKPVEKAPVAKPKEVAPPPPESRALKALAKLSAAGPAANDLLAAVDKLGSGPGAKNAKASNYKLAGLIGKAPIANAGLGTFGLAGGGKGGGATLGAEILRGKGGGGIGALGAGGVGKGKVGGTVTRATARSVSAAQGSIDREAVAKVINSHLQEVHACYERALLKDPGLAGKVVLEWTIGGNGRVAAAKTKSSTLRNSAVESCILSNLKTWAFPSPKGGVVIITYPFLFNSVGY, from the coding sequence GTGAGCGGTCAACCCTCTGTCCTCCAGGTCGTCATCCTCCGCGATGGGCTTCTCATCGGCACGGAGGTCTTCGTCCCCGGCTCCTACGCCATCGGCTCGGATCCTTCCTCGGATCTGATGCTGGATGATGCCTCCATCGAACCGCGCCACGCGGTGCTGTATTTCCAGAACGGGCGCTCGGCCATCCAGGACGCGGGCACCGTCTCGGGCGTCTACGTCAACGGCCACCGCGTCACCGCGTGCGAGATTCGCCCCGTGGACGAGGTGCTCTGTGGCCCCTTCGTCCTGAAGACCCGCGTGCTCTCGCAGCGCCCGGAGGCCAAGCCGCAGCCCCCGCCCGAGGTGGCGGCCCTGCTCGGCGCGGCCCCGGCCCCCGCGGCCCGGCCCGCCGCGGCCCCCCGGGCGCCCCTGCCTCCCACCGGCGGCGTGACCACCGCGCCCCAGTGGGGCACCACGGAGGCCCCGCCCGAGATCTCCGTCTCCACCGTCCCCATCGCCTACGCGCCCGCGAAGCCGGCCGCCCCCGCGCCCCCCCTGGCGCCGGTCATCGTCGAGGCCCCGCCCGCCGGGCCCTCCCGGAGCGCGCGCGGCGCCTCCCTCCAGGCCAGCCCGGCCGCGGCCCCCCGCCCGGTGCCCATCCCCATGGCGGCGCCCGCCCCCGTGCCCGCCAGCACGATGCCCTCCGCGCGCCGCCGCGCCGCCCCGGAGGCCCCGCGCGCCGAGGAGTCCCTGCCGTCGCTGATGCTGGCCGATGACCTCCTGGACGGCCTCGACCTGGACACGCCGCCCGTGCCGGAGGCGAAGCCAGCGGTGAAGCCGGAGGCCCAGGCCCTCCGCGCGCCGCGCATGGCGCCGGGCAAGGGCCCCGCGCAGCTCTACCTGGAGCTGTACTGGGGCACCGTCCGCCGGGAGGCCATCCGCTTCCGCCCGGGCAAGAAGCCCCTGAAGGCCGCCAGCGACGCGAGCGCCGGCATGCCCCTGTGGGGCTTCGCCCTGCCCGAGGAAGCCTTCACGCTCGCCGAGTCGCTCAACGGCGCCTACCGCCTCTTCGTGCCGCCCGGCACCGGCGTGGAGCGCGGCGGCGCGGATGGGCGCTTCCAGGCGCTCCACGCCACGGGGCTCGAGTCCGACGGCAGCCGCCGCTTCGTCACCCTGCGCGAGGGCGCCTCCGTGCGTCTGACGCAAGGGCAGATGTCGCTGGTGGCCTACGCCGCGCCCGTGCCCGAGCGCGTCTGGGTCAACCCGCTCCAGGGCCTGCCCTGGCTGGCGCTGGCGAGCTTCGCCTTCTTCATCTCGGCCCTGGGCGCCTTCCTCGCCCTGAAGCCCGCGCTGCCCGAGGCCCCGGACTTCACCCAGAAGAACCTCCCGCCCGTGGCGCTGCGCCTGCTGATGCCCGAGCCGAAGAAGAAGGAGGAGGCGAAGAAGAAGCTCGAGGCCATCAAGCAGAAGGCCAAGCCCAAGGAGACGCCGCAGAAGGTGGCCGAGAAGCCCACGCCCAAGCCCGTGGAGAAGGCGCCCGTGGCCAAGCCGAAGGAGGTGGCCCCGCCCCCGCCCGAGTCCCGCGCCCTCAAGGCCCTGGCGAAGCTGTCGGCGGCCGGGCCCGCGGCCAATGACTTGCTCGCCGCGGTGGACAAGCTGGGCAGCGGCCCCGGCGCCAAGAACGCCAAGGCGTCCAACTACAAGCTGGCCGGGCTGATTGGCAAGGCGCCCATCGCCAACGCGGGCCTGGGCACGTTCGGCCTGGCGGGCGGCGGCAAGGGCGGCGGCGCCACGCTGGGCGCGGAGATTCTGCGGGGCAAGGGCGGCGGCGGCATCGGCGCGCTGGGCGCGGGCGGCGTGGGCAAGGGCAAGGTGGGCGGCACCGTCACGCGCGCCACCGCCCGCAGCGTGTCCGCGGCCCAGGGCAGCATCGACCGCGAGGCCGTGGCCAAGGTCATCAACAGCCACCTGCAGGAAGTCCACGCCTGCTACGAGCGGGCCCTGCTCAAGGATCCGGGCCTTGCCGGCAAGGTGGTGCTCGAGTGGACCATCGGCGGCAACGGCCGCGTGGCCGCGGCGAAGACCAAGTCCTCCACCCTGCGCAACAGCGCCGTCGAGTCCTGCATCCTCAGCAACCTGAAGACGTGGGCCTTCCCTTCCCCCAAGGGCGGCGTCGTCATCATCACCTACCCCTTCCTCTTCAACTCGGTCGGCTACTGA
- a CDS encoding MtsA protein — translation MRRALVVFAVLAVPLAVGGVLAVAPRAAPPPGPRARLSAVGPWLTSNQTSQPLAVYGEGLAPGMRLALGPPLSRELPLRVVDARHAYARLPAGLALPPEQPQVNVTVRLVADGGAAPEGEKRLDVVNDAAFPDLTELALSPDGRVAFIASAPTDTVFVLEVATGKVTPLAVGDGPSALATYNDAGGHPWLAVAHRFSPELRLYALDALERAPRVLPAPVGAMGLVVESPGEVAFLAEHVRDTVRALSLKDGRERWRAAVDPNPRALAPWNGLLAVGSLQTGQVELLRQEDGAPVSTLVPKPGVPILGGETEPFSAQVMGGKAARGLVAGARLGSLFLASLGPNVGPNAERMEVSANGGVSVLSPTRGEVVRHRGFGAGVTEGLALDEATGVLYAADIALGLVRVLDARRLVASDAGARGALLQELPMPLPERTPLARPAEDYGTNGRAGAELHAGPRALALAPGGRTLYVLNRFTGTLAEVDVTRAREGQARVVRQLPVTPMQTQAKRRLGQVLYYADLGRKAMSCDACHLEGHTGGVFFEKTHPMRIYRSTTVRGSRDTPPYFTPASTRSLAETVRTVGNRNRYFNPELTGAEVEALTLFTALIPLLPNPHVGEDGAPPEALELPDGRTGRPAEGRTLFEGKAGCAACHPAPLFTLDQSPETRGGYPDVGTPGALPLRLAQQELVPGAAPPALVGTWDVWPLLTSGAAGYAVSGDQLVVETRFALRALLETSGPAHGNARALTPREQDDLLAFLLTL, via the coding sequence ATGAGACGCGCCCTGGTGGTGTTCGCGGTGCTGGCCGTTCCACTGGCAGTGGGAGGCGTGCTCGCCGTGGCCCCGCGGGCGGCGCCACCCCCGGGGCCCCGCGCCCGGCTGAGCGCGGTGGGGCCGTGGCTCACCAGCAACCAGACGTCCCAGCCGCTGGCGGTGTACGGCGAGGGGCTCGCTCCCGGGATGCGGCTGGCGCTGGGGCCTCCGCTGTCGCGCGAGCTGCCCCTGCGGGTGGTGGATGCGCGGCACGCGTATGCGCGCCTTCCCGCGGGGCTGGCGCTGCCACCGGAGCAGCCCCAGGTGAACGTGACGGTGCGGCTGGTGGCGGACGGAGGGGCCGCGCCCGAGGGCGAGAAGCGCCTGGATGTGGTGAACGACGCGGCGTTCCCGGACCTGACGGAGCTGGCGCTGTCGCCGGATGGCCGCGTGGCCTTCATCGCCTCGGCGCCCACGGACACGGTGTTCGTGCTGGAGGTGGCCACCGGCAAGGTGACGCCGCTGGCGGTGGGGGACGGGCCCAGCGCGCTGGCCACATATAATGATGCGGGCGGGCACCCCTGGCTGGCGGTGGCGCACCGCTTCAGCCCCGAGCTGCGGCTCTACGCCCTGGACGCCCTGGAGCGCGCCCCCCGCGTGCTGCCCGCGCCCGTGGGGGCCATGGGGCTGGTGGTGGAGTCCCCGGGCGAGGTGGCCTTCCTCGCCGAGCACGTGCGCGACACGGTGCGGGCGCTGTCCCTGAAGGATGGGCGCGAGCGGTGGCGGGCGGCGGTGGACCCGAACCCGCGCGCGCTCGCGCCGTGGAACGGCCTGCTGGCGGTGGGGAGCCTCCAGACGGGGCAGGTGGAGCTGCTGCGCCAGGAGGATGGCGCGCCCGTGTCCACGCTGGTGCCGAAGCCCGGCGTCCCCATCCTCGGCGGGGAGACGGAGCCCTTCTCCGCGCAGGTGATGGGGGGCAAGGCGGCGCGAGGGCTCGTGGCGGGGGCGCGGCTGGGCAGCCTGTTCCTGGCGAGCCTCGGGCCCAACGTGGGGCCGAACGCCGAGCGCATGGAGGTGAGCGCCAACGGTGGGGTGAGCGTGCTCTCGCCCACGCGCGGTGAGGTGGTGCGGCACCGGGGCTTCGGCGCGGGGGTGACGGAGGGGCTGGCGCTGGACGAGGCCACGGGCGTGCTCTACGCGGCGGACATCGCCCTGGGGCTCGTGCGGGTGCTGGACGCGCGGCGGCTGGTGGCCAGCGACGCGGGGGCTCGCGGCGCGCTGCTCCAGGAGCTGCCCATGCCGCTGCCCGAGCGGACGCCCCTGGCGCGCCCGGCGGAGGACTACGGGACGAACGGGCGCGCGGGGGCCGAGCTGCACGCGGGCCCCCGGGCGCTGGCGCTGGCGCCCGGCGGGCGCACGCTCTACGTGCTCAACCGCTTCACGGGCACGCTGGCGGAGGTGGACGTGACGCGGGCGCGGGAGGGCCAGGCGCGCGTGGTGCGCCAGCTCCCGGTGACGCCGATGCAGACGCAGGCCAAGCGCCGGCTGGGACAGGTGCTCTACTACGCGGACCTGGGGCGCAAGGCGATGAGCTGTGACGCCTGCCACCTGGAGGGCCACACCGGCGGGGTCTTCTTCGAGAAGACACACCCGATGCGCATCTACCGCTCCACCACGGTGCGGGGCAGCCGGGACACGCCCCCGTACTTCACCCCAGCGAGCACGCGCAGCCTGGCGGAGACGGTGCGGACGGTGGGCAACCGCAACCGTTACTTCAACCCGGAGCTCACCGGTGCGGAGGTCGAGGCCCTGACGCTCTTCACGGCGCTGATTCCCCTGCTGCCCAATCCCCACGTGGGCGAGGACGGGGCGCCGCCGGAGGCGCTGGAGCTGCCGGATGGGCGCACGGGGCGGCCCGCGGAGGGCCGGACGCTGTTCGAGGGCAAGGCCGGGTGCGCGGCGTGCCACCCCGCGCCGCTCTTCACGCTGGATCAATCACCCGAAACGCGGGGGGGCTACCCGGACGTGGGCACGCCCGGGGCGCTGCCCTTGCGCCTGGCGCAGCAGGAACTCGTTCCGGGCGCGGCGCCTCCCGCGCTGGTGGGCACCTGGGATGTGTGGCCCCTGCTGACCAGCGGGGCGGCGGGCTATGCGGTGAGCGGAGACCAGCTGGTGGTGGAGACGCGCTTTGCGCTGCGCGCCCTCCTGGAGACGTCCGGGCCCGCGCACGGCAACGCGCGGGCGCTCACCCCGCGCGAGCAGGATGACCTGCTCGCGTTTCTGCTCACGCTTTGA
- a CDS encoding alpha/beta hydrolase yields MSKPSFVKAVVRLLVLGMLAGVSPSADASVASKRCEGRRLPVALYPGLPVTEWVFAKLCLPPGPAPSTVQLLVHGITYTHQYWDFPDPAGPSDRYSYVSAALNAGFATLAIDRIGSGESSRPPGLFVTIEANAYVVHQVVQALRKGWQMGASSVSFAKVLLVGHSYGSFTAWYAASDYQDVDGVILSGVSHYISPETVARVLSPLMPAALDPAFWGRGTYDLAYLTTRPNTRYRTFYEPGEVTAQVLAQDERTKSTVTLSEFDTFPLILVRPLDIRVPVLLFNGTEDRLFCGTSILGADCSSAEALVAMEAPRLGPNVPCVEGHVLEGAGHALNTLVNAQDWFAVAQAWAVQRIGTGPGPAPGCGT; encoded by the coding sequence GTGTCCAAGCCGAGTTTCGTGAAGGCCGTTGTGCGGCTGCTGGTGTTGGGCATGCTCGCCGGGGTGTCCCCCAGCGCGGACGCCTCCGTGGCCTCGAAGCGGTGTGAGGGCCGGCGGCTGCCGGTGGCCCTCTACCCCGGCCTTCCCGTCACCGAGTGGGTGTTCGCCAAGCTGTGCCTTCCGCCCGGGCCGGCGCCCTCCACGGTGCAGCTCCTGGTGCACGGCATCACCTACACGCACCAGTACTGGGACTTTCCGGATCCCGCCGGGCCCAGCGACCGGTACTCGTACGTGAGCGCGGCGCTGAACGCGGGCTTCGCCACGCTGGCGATCGACCGCATCGGCAGCGGGGAGAGCTCCCGCCCGCCGGGGCTGTTCGTCACCATCGAGGCCAACGCCTACGTCGTCCACCAGGTGGTGCAGGCCCTGCGCAAGGGCTGGCAGATGGGGGCCTCCTCGGTGAGCTTCGCCAAGGTCCTCCTGGTGGGCCACTCCTACGGCTCCTTCACCGCCTGGTACGCGGCCTCCGACTACCAGGACGTGGATGGCGTGATTCTCAGCGGGGTCAGCCACTACATCTCGCCCGAGACGGTGGCACGCGTCCTCTCCCCGCTGATGCCGGCGGCGCTCGATCCGGCCTTCTGGGGCCGGGGCACCTATGACTTGGCCTACCTCACCACGCGCCCCAACACCCGCTACCGCACCTTCTACGAGCCGGGCGAGGTGACGGCCCAGGTGCTGGCGCAGGACGAGCGGACCAAGAGCACGGTGACGCTGAGCGAGTTCGACACCTTCCCCCTGATCCTCGTCCGGCCGCTGGACATCCGGGTGCCGGTGCTGCTGTTCAACGGCACCGAGGACCGGCTGTTCTGTGGGACGTCGATCCTGGGCGCGGACTGCTCCAGCGCGGAGGCGCTGGTGGCCATGGAGGCGCCCCGCCTGGGCCCCAACGTGCCCTGCGTGGAGGGCCACGTGCTGGAGGGCGCCGGCCACGCCCTCAACACCCTCGTGAACGCCCAGGACTGGTTCGCGGTGGCGCAGGCCTGGGCGGTGCAGCGCATCGGCACCGGCCCGGGGCCCGCGCCCGGCTGCGGCACGTGA
- a CDS encoding DUF485 domain-containing protein gives MIPEKAQEIARNPKYQQLVKKRSVLGWSLTAVMLVVYYGYIFLVAFNREFLARTVGEGVTTLSIPIGLGVIVFTVLITGVYVRHANSEFDRMNDEIVREAK, from the coding sequence ATGATTCCGGAAAAAGCGCAAGAGATTGCGAGAAACCCTAAGTATCAGCAGCTGGTCAAAAAGCGGTCTGTCTTGGGGTGGAGCCTGACTGCCGTCATGTTGGTTGTGTATTACGGATACATTTTCCTGGTGGCCTTCAACCGGGAGTTCCTGGCCCGTACGGTGGGCGAGGGCGTCACCACGCTGAGCATCCCGATTGGCCTGGGGGTCATCGTCTTCACGGTGCTCATCACGGGCGTGTACGTGCGCCACGCGAACTCCGAGTTCGACCGGATGAACGACGAGATCGTCCGGGAGGCCAAGTGA